A genomic window from Bradyrhizobium lupini includes:
- a CDS encoding VOC family protein: protein MKFASTRLIATDIKIMVSFYEMVTGCSAEWLAPVFAKIVTPGANLAIGAAEPVTLWKENSAEPGANRTAVIEFQVEDIDADYQRLKDKVTLVHELKTMPWGNRTFQFRDPEGTAVSLFMPPIEQAGHRLAAQ from the coding sequence CTGACATCAAAATCATGGTTTCGTTCTACGAAATGGTGACCGGATGTTCCGCCGAATGGCTCGCGCCGGTGTTCGCCAAGATCGTGACGCCGGGCGCCAACCTCGCAATCGGCGCAGCCGAGCCGGTCACGCTCTGGAAAGAAAACAGTGCCGAGCCCGGCGCGAACCGCACCGCCGTGATCGAGTTTCAGGTTGAAGACATCGATGCGGATTATCAGCGCCTGAAAGACAAGGTTACGCTGGTGCACGAGTTGAAAACGATGCCATGGGGCAACAGGACGTTCCAGTTTCGCGACCCCGAAGGCACGGCGGTATCGCTCTTCATGCCGCCGATCGAGCAGGCCGGACACCGCCTCGCGGCGCAATAG